TCGGAAAATACTTATTTGAGGAAATGCAGCAGTATGCCAATTCGGATATGGCTTTTTGGACGATTGGTGAAAGTTGGGCACTTGGTGATTCACCTGCAATTGGGTTGGCAATGAACCCGGGATGTGGCCGGAGTGAAGAAAGGAATGCCCCTACTGTTGACAAGGAAGGACATTATTATGAAAGCAATAGTAATCGTAAAATCAAGGTATTCCATGAAATAGATTCACGATTTATCCTGGAGGATTTTTTTGCAAAACTGTATCTGAATTATAAAGAGTAAGTTGTTTTCATATCTACGCGGTAAACAGCTCACCACGCCATTATGTACGGGCAAAAAGCCTGGCACGCCATTGTGAACAGGCAAAACAACCCACTACACCTTTGTAGTGGGTTGTTTGCTAAAAAGGGGAGGATAAGTATTTAACTTCTCTTTGGTAATCATAATTGGAGGGGGAATCCAATTATGAAAGAGCATACGCATTTACATCCTTGTAACGGAACTCCTTTGTTCCTTATTAGGATATTACTATTATGATACACATTTACATTATTTATACATAAAATAAAAAATATTTCATAATGGATTTTATGAAAATTCCATGTTATACTATACGCGATAAGCTGTAAGCAAGGCAAATGCTAAGCTAATGCTAAGATGCATAAGAAAATATGCGAGGAAGGATGAAAATCATGGGTTTATTGCAAGAATGGAGAGATTATGCATATTCTAAGGAAATGCAGGGACGCTCCGGCCAGATATTCTGGGCAAACTATTTTAACGTGGAAAAGGAAATCTATAAGAAGCTTCTGGCTGATCCGGATAAAACATGGGAAGGTAGTGTTGCTTCCCTGGCAAAGGAATTTGACACAGAGCTAAGCTTATTCGTTGGTTTCTTAGATGGTATTAATGACAGCTTGGTAACTCCGAATCCGATTGAGGAAATGGATCAGGATACGGTAGTGAACTTAACCTTTGATAAAGAAAAACTGTATTACAATATGGTGGAAGCAAAGGCAGACTGGCTTTACAACCTGGAAGAGTGGGAACCATTATTGACAGAAGAGCGCCGTAAGGAGCTTTACCGTCAACAAAAGGCATCCGGTACCATTGTTAAGGATAAAAAGATCGGAAGAAATGATCCATGCCCTTGCGGTAGTGGTAAAAAGTATAAAAAGTGTTGCGGACTGAATGCATAATATAGGAAGGGTGTAGTAACCCATCGCTGCCCATACGGTAATGAGAGGTTACTACACCCTTCAATAATAAATTACATTTTTCATATTTAATTATTCTCTTGTTTATAAATCAGATATTTCGCATAGTTTTTAATTTCGTTAACACTATCTGGGTTTAATTGCTGATACAAATCAAAAAATTCAACGATATCCTTATCCAACACCTCTCCGCCTACAGGAAGATAAGAATCACTAACTCCCAATAGGTAATCACAGGTGACATCAAAATACTTTGATAGAGCGATTAATTTGTCAAAGGAAGGCTC
The nucleotide sequence above comes from Variimorphobacter saccharofermentans. Encoded proteins:
- a CDS encoding SEC-C metal-binding domain-containing protein, with product MGLLQEWRDYAYSKEMQGRSGQIFWANYFNVEKEIYKKLLADPDKTWEGSVASLAKEFDTELSLFVGFLDGINDSLVTPNPIEEMDQDTVVNLTFDKEKLYYNMVEAKADWLYNLEEWEPLLTEERRKELYRQQKASGTIVKDKKIGRNDPCPCGSGKKYKKCCGLNA
- a CDS encoding helix-turn-helix domain-containing protein — encoded protein: MNFNVRLKQLRLKNKLTQGELADILGLKPTAISNYESERNEPSFDKLIALSKYFDVTCDYLLGVSDSYLPVGGEVLDKDIVEFFDLYQQLNPDSVNEIKNYAKYLIYKQENN